Proteins from one Salmo salar chromosome ssa07, Ssal_v3.1, whole genome shotgun sequence genomic window:
- the ing2 gene encoding inhibitor of growth protein 2, with protein sequence MLGHNHYPNVEKSQLVSYVEDYLECVESLPLDIQRNVSLLREIDSKYQEVLKEVDDVYERYQGERDAAQRKRLQIQLQRALISSQELGDEKIHVVTQMTELVENRSRQMDSHSLCLQEPSEASERERVVTERRSGSVQEAAVSTPAERSSARRPRRQRNSESRDANHASGNGTVMDDPVDELPMQPREKRSKSAKKKKRKAKQERGASPVEFTIDPNEPTYCLCEQVSYGEMIGCDNDACPIEWFHFSCVGLTYKPKGKWFCPKCRGDNEKTMDKSLDKNKKDRRSR encoded by the exons ATGTTAGGTCATAATCATTACCCAAACGTAGAAAAGTCACAACTGGTCAGCTATGTTGAGGATTATTTGGAATGTGTTGAGTCCCTGCCTTTGGATATACAAAGAAACGTCTCCCTGCTACGAGAAATTGACTCAAAGTATCAAG AGGTCCTGAAGGAGGTTGACGATGTCTACGAGCGCTATCAGGGCGAGCGGGATGCGGCACAGCGTAAGAGGCTTCAGATCCAGCTGCAGCGGGCTCTCATCAGCAGCCAGGAGCTGGGTGACGAGAAGATCCATGTGGTCACCCAGATGACTGAGCTGGTAGAGAACCGTTCCCGCCAGATGGACTcccactccctctgtctccaggAGCCCAGCGAGGCCAGCGAGCGGGAACGGGTCGTCACCGAGCGGCGCTCCGGTTCCGTTCAGGAGGCGGCGGTGTCCACACCTGCGGAGCGCTCCTCCGCCCGCCGGCCGAGACGCCAGCGCAACAGCGAGAGCCGTGACGCCAACCACGCCTCGGGGAACGGAACAGTGATGGATGACCCGGTGGACGAGCTGCCTATGCAGCCGCGGGAGAAGAGGTCAAAGTCTGCCAAGAAGAAGAAGCGCAAGGCCAAGCAGGAGCGCGGCGCCTCGCCTGTGGAGTTCACCATCGACCCCAACGAGCCCACCTACTGCCTGTGCGAGCAGGTGTCCTACGGCGAGATGATTGGCTGCGACAACGACGCGTGCCCCATCGAGTGGTTCCACTTCTCCTGCGTGGGGCTCACCTACAAGCCCAAGGGGAAGTGGTTCTGTCCCAAGTGCAGAGGGGACAACGAAAAGACTATGGACAAAAGCCTGGATAAGAACAAAAAGGACAGGAGGTCCAGGTAG